A single Streptomyces sannanensis DNA region contains:
- a CDS encoding glycosyltransferase family 39 protein → MTSATAQHTVPAQQPLDGPQASAAARRTGRRFRPRDGRAASALLFLLPTAAALACVLTGLGRRQLWRDEHATWWASTLSYADLGALIERIDVVFAPYYALMHLWIMVAGSSPAALRLPEALAMAVSAGLLALIGRKLFNVRAGLLSGLLFAVLPAVTRYGQEARPYSFAMLFTLLATFLLASVLERHTLKGWSLYALAIALTGFSHLVALLVVAAHAGPVLLARRGGDRIAVPAFAGAGVAGVSSLVPMALAGAGQSAQIAWVSATTRYLATYPTALFGSWITGGVMMAAGVVGLLMVGRHAALLVPWAVLPPLLTFLTADRLHLFLPRYLLFTIPAWVLLAAAALTGPVGPFAGPAAARGRRVCSLLLVVPSAVSFTLLALPAIDSVRRDLPYEPDYAGVARIVRESQRPGDGMVFHGGLSERKAMAYELREGARPEDVLMERAPQELGTYGAFECGRPARCLAGTDRVWLISTVAGDPRKGMNGRTAAALDAFEVVRTERLPWVTVQLLSRV, encoded by the coding sequence ATGACCTCCGCGACCGCACAGCACACCGTGCCCGCACAGCAGCCCCTGGACGGACCGCAGGCCTCGGCGGCGGCACGGAGGACCGGCCGCCGGTTCCGGCCGCGTGACGGGCGTGCGGCCTCCGCCCTGCTCTTCCTGCTGCCCACGGCGGCCGCACTGGCCTGTGTCCTGACCGGCCTCGGCCGACGTCAGCTGTGGCGTGACGAGCACGCCACCTGGTGGGCGTCCACGCTGTCGTACGCGGACCTGGGGGCGCTGATCGAGCGGATCGACGTGGTCTTCGCGCCGTACTACGCCCTGATGCACCTGTGGATCATGGTCGCGGGCAGTTCGCCGGCCGCCCTGCGGCTGCCCGAGGCGCTGGCCATGGCGGTGTCGGCCGGTCTGCTGGCGCTCATCGGGCGGAAGCTGTTCAACGTGCGGGCCGGTCTGCTGTCCGGTCTGCTGTTCGCCGTGCTGCCCGCGGTCACCCGGTACGGCCAGGAGGCGCGTCCGTACAGCTTCGCCATGCTCTTCACGCTGCTTGCGACCTTTCTGCTGGCGAGCGTTCTGGAGCGGCACACACTGAAGGGCTGGTCGCTCTACGCGCTGGCGATCGCACTGACCGGGTTCAGCCATCTGGTGGCGCTCCTTGTGGTGGCCGCCCATGCCGGGCCGGTTCTGCTGGCCCGACGAGGCGGGGACCGGATCGCCGTCCCGGCGTTCGCCGGCGCGGGGGTGGCGGGCGTCTCCTCCCTCGTCCCGATGGCGCTCGCGGGTGCCGGGCAGAGCGCCCAGATCGCGTGGGTCAGTGCGACCACGCGCTACCTCGCCACCTACCCGACGGCGCTCTTCGGCTCGTGGATCACCGGCGGAGTGATGATGGCCGCCGGTGTCGTCGGGCTGCTGATGGTGGGCCGTCATGCGGCGCTGTTGGTTCCCTGGGCGGTGCTGCCGCCGCTGCTGACCTTTCTGACGGCCGACCGGCTCCATCTCTTCCTGCCCCGGTACCTGCTGTTCACCATTCCCGCATGGGTGCTGCTCGCGGCGGCTGCCCTCACCGGGCCGGTGGGGCCGTTCGCCGGCCCGGCCGCGGCCAGGGGGCGGCGGGTGTGCAGCCTGCTGCTGGTGGTGCCCTCCGCCGTGTCATTCACCCTGCTGGCGTTGCCGGCAATCGACTCCGTCAGGCGGGACCTCCCGTACGAGCCGGACTACGCGGGTGTGGCACGGATCGTGAGGGAGAGTCAGCGCCCCGGTGACGGGATGGTCTTCCACGGCGGGCTGTCGGAACGCAAGGCCATGGCGTACGAGCTGCGGGAGGGGGCCCGTCCCGAGGACGTGCTGATGGAGCGGGCTCCGCAGGAGCTCGGCACCTACGGCGCGTTCGAATGCGGCCGCCCCGCCCGCTGCCTGGCCGGCACCGA